One window from the genome of Corynebacterium sp. SCR221107 encodes:
- a CDS encoding AEC family transporter, with amino-acid sequence MRGILIGFAIIFFVIAAGYILARKKIIGGDEQRLVLNRVAFFAATPALMVTVVGSSHPDELFSPVIAVETLAALITAGLFAVLYLWFAPNDAARDRGTVTMGATAAGYVNSNNIGLPVGMYVLSNAAYVAPLLVVQMVLLTPLILALITPRKAEGSRTRQVLGAIKGGLLSPIVIGAAAGLVLSLTRTYEQVPEIIVEPLTLLGGASIPMILISFGASLHGTSVLQQKQYRLGTVLATGLKVVGMPLVAFACAWVAGLRADDLYAAVILAALPTAQNAYNYAATYRRGEIISRDTIMLSTFLALPAMLLIALVFGR; translated from the coding sequence ATGCGCGGAATTCTCATCGGCTTTGCCATCATCTTCTTCGTCATTGCGGCGGGCTACATCTTGGCGCGAAAGAAGATCATCGGGGGCGACGAGCAGCGCCTGGTGCTCAACCGAGTGGCTTTCTTCGCCGCCACCCCGGCGCTGATGGTCACGGTGGTCGGCTCCTCGCACCCGGATGAACTTTTCTCCCCGGTCATCGCCGTGGAAACACTCGCGGCGCTGATCACCGCGGGACTTTTCGCCGTCTTGTACCTCTGGTTTGCACCAAACGATGCCGCGCGCGACCGGGGCACGGTCACCATGGGAGCCACGGCAGCAGGCTACGTCAACTCCAACAACATCGGTTTGCCCGTGGGCATGTACGTCTTGTCCAATGCCGCCTACGTAGCGCCCCTTCTCGTGGTGCAGATGGTGCTGCTTACCCCGCTGATCTTAGCGTTGATCACCCCGCGCAAGGCTGAGGGATCCCGAACGAGGCAGGTGCTCGGCGCGATCAAGGGTGGGCTCTTGAGCCCCATCGTCATCGGCGCGGCCGCGGGCTTGGTATTGTCCCTGACCAGAACCTACGAACAGGTTCCAGAGATCATCGTGGAGCCGCTGACGCTATTGGGCGGGGCTAGTATCCCCATGATCCTCATCAGCTTCGGCGCAAGCCTGCACGGCACCTCGGTGCTCCAGCAAAAGCAATACCGGCTGGGGACTGTGCTTGCCACCGGCTTGAAGGTGGTAGGCATGCCACTTGTGGCGTTCGCGTGCGCGTGGGTTGCCGGTTTGCGTGCCGACGACCTCTATGCCGCAGTCATCCTCGCGGCCCTGCCCACCGCGCAGAATGCCTACAATTACGCCGCCACCTACCGCCGCGGCGAGATCATCTCCCGCGACACCATCATGTTGTCCACCTTCCTGGCACTGCCGGCGATGCTGCTCATCGCCTTGGTATTCGGGCGTTAG
- a CDS encoding YggS family pyridoxal phosphate-dependent enzyme — translation MTDPHFHPETVEDFRAAHQQVLERMSDAARRAGRDPQDVRLIAVSKTNPIERVRLAVQAGMTLLGENRPQELAEKAEAIPGVTWAAIGHLQRNKAREVARYAHEFHALDSLRLAEALQHRLELEDRTLDVFIQVNTSHEEQKSGFSADEVEPFLPQLASLDRLHLRGLMTMAAFDAPEVVVRGSFAQLRELRDRLREVLPDGMSCEELSMGMSGDFEWAIAEGSTSVRVGTALFGHRANSAYLK, via the coding sequence ATGACCGATCCCCACTTCCACCCCGAAACCGTCGAAGATTTCCGCGCAGCACACCAGCAGGTGCTCGAGCGCATGAGCGATGCCGCGCGACGCGCCGGGCGCGACCCCCAGGACGTGCGGCTGATCGCGGTGAGCAAAACCAATCCCATCGAAAGGGTGCGGCTTGCGGTGCAGGCCGGGATGACGCTCCTCGGCGAGAACCGCCCCCAGGAACTGGCAGAGAAGGCCGAGGCCATCCCCGGCGTTACCTGGGCTGCGATCGGGCATCTGCAACGCAATAAGGCCCGCGAGGTAGCTCGCTACGCACACGAATTCCACGCGCTGGACTCGCTGCGGCTTGCCGAAGCGCTCCAGCACCGCCTCGAGCTCGAAGATCGCACCTTGGACGTATTTATCCAGGTCAATACCTCCCACGAGGAGCAGAAGTCGGGCTTTTCGGCAGACGAAGTCGAGCCCTTCCTCCCCCAGCTTGCCTCGTTGGATCGGCTGCACCTGCGCGGGCTGATGACCATGGCGGCCTTCGATGCGCCGGAGGTAGTAGTCCGCGGCAGCTTCGCACAACTGCGTGAGCTACGTGATCGCCTCCGAGAGGTGCTTCCCGACGGGATGAGCTGCGAGGAATTGTCGATGGGTATGTCGGGCGACTTCGAATGGGCGATCGCCGAGGGCTCGACGAGCGTGCGGGTGGGTACCGCACTCTTCGGCCACCGCGCCAATTCCGCCTATCTCAAGTAA